The genomic window GCGTCCCGCCACCCCCCCGAATACCAGGCCCAGGAGACACCGGCTTCGGTGAGCCTCTCTCCGATGGTCGGTGCGGTGAGGGGTGGGAGAAGATGGTCCTGGGGGGTCTTGACGCTATGAGGCGCTTGGGCTCCTTGGACCGACCCCACGATATAGCCATCGGGTGTCAGCTTGCCGTCCTTGTGTAGCTCCACCAGGCGGCCCGATCCGTCCAAGACCGGATCGGCGACCCATTCACTGGGAGGGTTGCCGGGCCAGCGGGGCGTCTGGCAGGAGACCAGCCAGATGTGATTGAGAAAGGAGGAGCCGAAGGCGCTCTGGAAGAAATGGTCGAGCACCGTGTACTCCCGGGCGAGGGGAAAGAGGGGGAGCCGGCGGGTCTCATAATAGCCCATGGGAAGCGCTCCGGTGGCTCCCCAGGCGACATACTGGTTGCTTGCTCCTCCCGCGATCTGGAGCTGGCAGGGATAGAACGAATGGGTCGGGTCCGGGGTGAGCTCGCGCAGCGAAACGTAGGAGAGGAGCGGGAAGGGGCGGTTGGGAAGGTTCTGCGGGAATCGCGGGTCGGGATGCTTCTCCTTGTCGTCGCGGACCGGAGGGAGCTGCTTGTAGGGGACCCCCGACCGATCGAGCTGGACCGCCGCCTCCCCAGCCTGGGTGATGCCATCAGCACCGGGAAACCCTCCCAGGAGGTTGTCGAAGCTATGGTTTTCCTGAAAGATGAGGAGGATGTGATCGATCGGTGCCTTGGAGGGAGGCGGCAGGGCGGCCCCGGCGGCCATGCCGTGGAGAAGCGGAAGGGCCATGCCCAGGGCGAGAAGGCCGCGGGAGAAGAAGCGCACACCGAGCTTTGGGGAGATCACGGGTCTATTTCGCTCCTTGCTAGGAATTTCGGCTGCTTTAGAAGCTTGCCCCGATGCTTCCATAGATCGTGAAGGGAGCTCCGGGATAGCCGAGCAGGTAGCCCGCTTGATAGGCGGTGGGGACGTTGGGGTTGCCCGCCGTCCCGTAATAGCCGCCGCTGGTGATATATTCGTAGCCGTTGTAGCGGAGGTCGGTGATGTTCAGGAGGGTGAGGTTGAAGTTGAGCACCCGTTCCCGCTCGAAGAGGCGCATCGGAACGGCCGCGTTGATCGAGGCGTTGAGGGTGTAGTATTGGGGCATCGTCTGGTTGCTGGGCGCCCCTGTGTTGTTATTGAAGACATACTGCTCCCCGTTGAAGATGAACCAGAGGCTTGTGCGGATCGCGACCTTGCCGACCTGCTGGGTCTGGTAGATTCCGCCCGAGAGCATGACGCTCGGCACGTAGGGGACGTGGCGGCCGTCATAGGAAACCTGCTGCGGGGTCCCGGGGCTGACAACGTAGCTTTCATAGACCGCGTTTTCTACGGCACCGTTCACAAAGAGGTGAAAGGTGTCGATCGGGTTATCGTCCAGGAAGAAGTCTGCCCCCTGGTAGATGGAGGTGCCCAGGCCGGTGATCGAATTGCCGACGAAGTTGACCGTGTTGATCGCCTGCTCGGCGAAGCGTAGCCAGAAGTAGTTGGCGCCGAAAAGGAGGTTGTTGAGCCCGGGCAGCTTTTCGAAGTGGGTCTTCGCTCCTGCGATGCCATACTGGGCGAGCGAAAGGCCGTAATAGGAGGCCGGAATCGCCTGAAAGAGTCCCCCTCCGCCTCCGACGGTATCGGTTTCGTAGGTTTCTGAGTAGCTGCCGTAAAGGGCGAGCCAGCGGGTGACCTCCAGGTTGAGCAGGATGGAGGGCTCGATGCCGCCAAGGTTCCGCGTGGCGTTTGGCAACTTGCCCTGATTTTGTCCCGGGTTGAATTGATACGCCAAGGGGAACTGCTCCTGGGCGTTCATCGAGTAGGCGGTGTGGAAGACGTCGTAGCGGATGCTCGGGACGATCTGGAGCGCCTTGATCGGCTCAATCGTGTCCTGGAGATAGACCGCGATATCGGTCTGATCCCAGTAGTCGTTCCGGTATTTGCTGTTCGGAGTGAGCTCTCCGCCTGGAATCGACGTCCCGGGCAGGAAGTAGTTCGGATTGTAGAACGCGTTGCGGCTGTTGTAGGTGGACGAGATGTAGTAGCCGCCGACATCGACCGTGTTGTAGGGAAGGATCTTGGTCAATCCGATCTGGTCGCCAAAGTCCCCTTCGGACGGATTATTGTATTCGTAGGCATTGTTGACATTCTCAAAGAAGTTGTAATAACGACTATGAATACGCTGAGAGGCATTATAGAATAACATGTTGTGGAGCGTGGTCTTCTTGTCGTCGTCGAGATAGATGTTCTGCTTGGCATACGCGATCTGCGTCGACTGGCTGTCGTTTTTGCGCCAGGTATCGTAACCGAGGTTGCTGTAGTAGCCGCTGGTCGCCTGGCTGTAGGGGGTGCCGGGGATCGGCACGCCCGTGGCACTCTGTCCGTTGAGCGTCACGTAGGGGTTGGCGTTAACCGGGAGAATGGTGGGTCGGTAGCCGCCCGCGTCGGCATACCAGGCTCCGAAGCTGATGTCGCCGTGGTCGAAGTTCTTGATGGTCTTTCCGTAGACGGCATACTGGTAGCTGGGGCTGCGGAATCCATCGGGCGACATCCGGAAGTTGTTTCCGTCGCCCACCCCGCCCGAGATCACCGTCGACCAGCCATGGATGTCTCCGGTCCGGTAGTCGGCGGTGAGGAGCTTCTGGTTGAAGCTTCCGTAGGTCATGTTGATATCGGCCCCCGCATGCTCGGTCGGCTGGATCGGCGTGAATTCGACCTGTCCGCCGACGTTGTCATACCAGCGGCCGGCCGCCGTTCCCGGGCCGTAGGTGACCGCGGTGCTCGAGATCATCGCCATGATCGGGACCGACGGCGACTGCCAGAGGCCCGTGGAGACGTTGTTCATCGGCACCCCGTCGAGGGTCATCATGATCGAGGCCCCACCCGTGTACCCCCCGAAGCCGCCCCAGCCGTTCCCGATGCCGTTGATCGAGACGGTGTACTTGGTGGCACCCGTGTTTCCGTAGCCATTGACGTTGACACCCGGAGAGAACTGGAGCACCTGAGCCGCGCCCGCGACCGGCCCGGCGGCGGCGGCCATGTTCTTGTCGATCACCCGGGTCGTCGTCCCTGAGCGGAAGATCTCCTCCTGGGTCGGAGCCTGAGTGGCTCCCGGAACCAGGTCGGTAGGAGGAGAGAGGAGGGGGTTGTCGGGATCGGCCATCACGTTGGTCGTCGGCATCTGGATGGCCCCGTCCTTGCTGCTTGGGATCGTTGCTGCGGGGTCATCCCCGGCGTTGGCGCTCGCCCTAGGCGAGTTGGAGGCGAGGAGGGGTTGGACATCGGCAAGATCGGATCCGGAAGCGCGAGAGCCGTATACGGACGAGGGCCCGGAGGCGGGCTCTTCGGACGAGGCTGCATCCCAGGACGAGGGTCCTCCGGCCAAGGCGCTCGATCCGGAAGCCCCGTCCGCCAGGGGGTCGGCCACTGGTGGGATTTCGGATGCGCAAACCCCGATCTGCGGCAGGCTGACCAGTACGCTAAATAGCAGAAGGCGAGAAATGAGGGAAGAAAGCCGATGTCGAAAACCGACCGGCCGAATCAGTAAGCAACGGCTAAGATATGACATGCTTCTCTCCTCTGCATAGATCTCTACACGGTCCTATCAACCCCGAGCCTCATCGTGGAAATGACTAAAGTGGCCGCGACGATAGCTAGCGAAGTGGATGCGGCCAACAAAAAACTATGTTACAATTAGGTGACAATCATGTGCCAACTAGATGGCAGGTATATTACGCTTGTGCGACAACTATGCGTCATTTGTGTGGCGATTGTGTGTACGAGCTGTTACAGAATTGTGACATGACCTGCCAGAGGTCGTGTGATCACTCGGCACAAGAATGCGGCGACGCCGGAGATCGGCGCAGCGATCCTGGTGGCCTTCGGAAGGCGACCGTCGCTTCCTTCACGCGCTAGCGAAGCCGGCGGTCGTGAAGCTTCCCTCCATCCCCGCTCCGGACGGCGAGGAGCTCACCGATCGCCTCTTTTGCCAAGAAGCGGAGGGTGCTCGATTCGCCCGGCGAAGCATCGATTCCCGTCCGTATCTCTTTGCGAATTGAGCGGGAAAGCGGAGAGATCGGACCTGTCGGACCTGGAATGCTCAAATCCCGGTTCGAGCATGGCGAACGTGCTGGATGGCGTCCCTCACTGCCAGCCAGGACGCTGCACGCTCTGGTTGAAGCCAGCTTCCGACGGGGGAAGAGGCGATTGCGCCGCAAAAGCCAATCGGAAGTCTTGCCAACAGGAAGGGGAATGCGCACGAGGCTCGCCAGGATCGGTCTTGCGCTTGCTTCCGAAAGCGGGGAGGATACTGTCATAACAAGCGGGTCGCGGGGCCGATGGCCCCTCTGGTGAAGTGGGGATCGGCGTGGACCAACACAAGGAGCGATGGGATGAAGAACAGTTATGGCTTCGGCAAGGAAGTGTCTAGCACGTTTGAAGAGACGGTGCCCAAGGTCGTGGAGGCGCTGAGCCGGGAGGGCTTCGGAATCCTGAGCGACATCGATGTGGCCGCCACGTTGAAGAAACGCCTCGGAAAGGAGATGCCGCCCTACCGGATTCTGGGAGCCTGTAATCCCGCCCTGGCGCACCAAGTGCTCGAGATGGAGCCGACCGTGGGGCTGCTCATGCCATGCAATGCGGTCGTCCGGCAAGATAGCGCGGGCAAGGTCCATGTCGAGTTGATGGATCCCGAAGTCATGTCGATGATGTTGCCTCAGCCGGAAGTCAAGCCTCTGGCTGCGGATGCCAAGGCGCGGCTGCAGCGGGTGCTCGACTCCCTCTAGCCTGCGCATTTCCCGCAAAGTTCGCATCGCAGACGGAAGCTTGGAGAACTGCAGGACGGCCTGCGCTTGGAGGCGGGGAGCTTCAGGTAGTTCCAGGCCCGGAGTCGGCGGATCGGGGAAGGCGTCGGCTTTTTGCCCTCGGGAAACCGCTCCTCCTCCGCTGCGGGAATGGGGAGGCTGCTCTGCCGTAACCCTGCGCTCGCAGCGGATTTCCACGCCATTTCGATAAACTTTTGGGAAAGCCTTGACATCGCCCCAGGAGTATCGCTATGTGCGTTCCGCCGGGCGATGGGGCTCGCCCAGATAAGACCGCTCGCAGACCCGAGCTGATAGCTCCTACGTTTGGTTCCAGAAGGCGATAGCCTTTTTGGAGAGGGAACGGGAGCATGGCGGGAAACGATGCGCGGTCGGTAGAGGGGCGGTCGCTCCAACAGGTGGGGCGGGGGAGCCGCGGAGGCTTCCCGTGAGCCCCGCCGATGGCTCCCCGTTCGGGAATCCGCCCGGGCGATTCGGCCGGCTTCACCTCGTGCTCGTCGGTGCCAGCCTCTTTTCCCTGCTCAACACCGGGGCCTTCACCGGGATCATTCCCTATTGCGTGGCCGAGCTGGGCCAGCACCAGAGCCATGGGGCCTGGATGAACGGGGAGTTCTTCGCGGCCCAGGCGCTCGGGATGCTGCTGGCAAATCCGTTGGCGCAGCGGATTGGCACCCTCCGGCTCTTCCTCTGGGCGGGCTGGGCCGCGGCGATGGGGGCCTTTCTCTGCGCTGCAGCACCCGGCTTCGTCCTCTTCCTGCTGGCCAGGATCGTGCTCGGGGCGGGAGGAGGAGTGCTGATCCTTCTCGCTCAGGTGCTCCTCCTGGAAGAGTACCGACCCAGCCTTCGGCCTCTCGCCCCGGTGCTCTGGGCCGTAGTTGCCATCGTCCCCTTTGTGCTCGGCCCGCTCCTCGGTGGCTGGCTCGAGGAGGGTTGGGGGAGGGAAGGGGTCGGCTGGCGTCTCTGGTTCCTGCTCGACGGACTGGTCCTCCTGCTCTGCCCCTTAGGGGCCCGGAAGCTGCTGGCTCCCCGGCCGCCCGATCGCTTGGGAAGCCCGTTCGACTGGGTCGGCTTCGGCCTGCTGGCGATCGCGCTCTTCGCATTTCAGACCGCCATCGACATGGGCGACGACTACGACTGGTACAACTCATCCCTCCTGGATGGCCTGATGGGGCTCGCATTCTTGAGCTTGCTTGCGTTTCTCGGCTGGGAGCTCCATGTCCGGGAGCCGCTGGTGCGCATCACCCTCTTCCTGCGGCCGGCGTTCGCCGTGGGCATGATCTGCCTCTGCGGAGGCTTCCTGCTCTTTTACGGGCTCTGGAGCCTGCTTCTGGTGCGCCTCCAATCGGTGTGGGGGTATAGCGCATGGCTCGGCGGCCTGGTCATGCTCTCTCTTGCGGTGGGGGCCCTCCCGTTCTCGCTCCTGAGCGCCCGCGTCGTTGCCTGGGGCCGGAATCGGCTGCTGCTCTTCGGAAGCCTCTTGCTCTTTGCGGGGTTTGCGCTCTGGACGAGCTACTATGAGATCCACCGCAAACGGAACCTCTGGCTCGAATTCGTGGGGCCGCAACTGATCGAGGGGATCGGCCTGGGGCTTTTCCTGGCGCCGGCGACGAATTTTCTCTGTCGCGGCCTTTCTCCCAAAAACCAGGCGATGGCGATCGAGCTCGCGGGGAGCTTCCGCGTCGCGGCCCAGGGGTGGGCGAGCCTGCTCCTGGGAACGATCCTCTACCGCCAAGCCGCCTTTCACAAGAGGCGGCTGGTCGAGTGGATGCCCTCCTCGCATCCGCTCCTCGACCAACTGCGCGTTCGCCTGCGGGACGAGGGGATCGGGTGGGATCTCGGCCTGCGGCTTCTCGACCGGGAAGCCTTGGCGCACGCTCAGGTCCTCGCGTTCGAGGATCTCTTCCGGGTCGCCGCTTGGGGGTTCTTCATTCTGGCGGTCCTGGCTCTCCTCTGCCCGAGCCCTCCCTCTGCCCAGGGAGCTGGTCTCGGTCCGGATGAGCGCCCGAGGGGTGGGAGGGAAGGCCCGTGAGAAACGAGGAGTGGGAAGGGCGGGTTCCTGAGCCCGAAGCGGATTACAGAGATGGTTCCTCGGAGCCCCGGGATCTGCGCGCCCGGGCTCCGCGGGCGCTGCGGCTGGGGCGGAAAATCTGGGGGCGCCTGGTCCGTTCGCTCGGGGGCGGGAGCAGGGCGGAAGGGGGAGCGCCCTCCTGGAGAGGAGTGGGCCGACGTTTCGCCTTTGGGCTGATTCTCTTCGCCCTGCTCTTCTGGGTGGTTTTCCTCCGGGGCTGGGTCGTGACCAACGACGCCTACGTGACCGGGAACGTGGCCCCCGTGAAGTCCCAGGTTTCCGGCACGGTGGTCGAGGTCTGCGTCGAGAGCACGGAACGGGTGGAAAAAGGGCAGACGCTGGTCCGGCTCGACGGCC from Methylacidimicrobium sp. B4 includes these protein-coding regions:
- the acpA gene encoding acid phosphatase, with product MISPKLGVRFFSRGLLALGMALPLLHGMAAGAALPPPSKAPIDHILLIFQENHSFDNLLGGFPGADGITQAGEAAVQLDRSGVPYKQLPPVRDDKEKHPDPRFPQNLPNRPFPLLSYVSLRELTPDPTHSFYPCQLQIAGGASNQYVAWGATGALPMGYYETRRLPLFPLAREYTVLDHFFQSAFGSSFLNHIWLVSCQTPRWPGNPPSEWVADPVLDGSGRLVELHKDGKLTPDGYIVGSVQGAQAPHSVKTPQDHLLPPLTAPTIGERLTEAGVSWAWYSGGWRDAVAGHPAPSFRFHHQPFAYFARYSPESPEGKLHLKDEADLLGDLKKGTLPSVCFVKPLGKENEHPGYSNVEEGERHVLSLIRAIQDSRYWSRCVILLTYDEYGGFWDHVAPPAGDRWGPGPRVPAILISPYARKGAVDHQTYETLSFLRLLEWRFQLKPLSDRDAAAANLAEALDWTKR
- a CDS encoding TonB-dependent receptor domain-containing protein, with the translated sequence MPTTNVMADPDNPLLSPPTDLVPGATQAPTQEEIFRSGTTTRVIDKNMAAAAGPVAGAAQVLQFSPGVNVNGYGNTGATKYTVSINGIGNGWGGFGGYTGGASIMMTLDGVPMNNVSTGLWQSPSVPIMAMISSTAVTYGPGTAAGRWYDNVGGQVEFTPIQPTEHAGADINMTYGSFNQKLLTADYRTGDIHGWSTVISGGVGDGNNFRMSPDGFRSPSYQYAVYGKTIKNFDHGDISFGAWYADAGGYRPTILPVNANPYVTLNGQSATGVPIPGTPYSQATSGYYSNLGYDTWRKNDSQSTQIAYAKQNIYLDDDKKTTLHNMLFYNASQRIHSRYYNFFENVNNAYEYNNPSEGDFGDQIGLTKILPYNTVDVGGYYISSTYNSRNAFYNPNYFLPGTSIPGGELTPNSKYRNDYWDQTDIAVYLQDTIEPIKALQIVPSIRYDVFHTAYSMNAQEQFPLAYQFNPGQNQGKLPNATRNLGGIEPSILLNLEVTRWLALYGSYSETYETDTVGGGGGLFQAIPASYYGLSLAQYGIAGAKTHFEKLPGLNNLLFGANYFWLRFAEQAINTVNFVGNSITGLGTSIYQGADFFLDDNPIDTFHLFVNGAVENAVYESYVVSPGTPQQVSYDGRHVPYVPSVMLSGGIYQTQQVGKVAIRTSLWFIFNGEQYVFNNNTGAPSNQTMPQYYTLNASINAAVPMRLFERERVLNFNLTLLNITDLRYNGYEYITSGGYYGTAGNPNVPTAYQAGYLLGYPGAPFTIYGSIGASF
- a CDS encoding DUF302 domain-containing protein; the protein is MKNSYGFGKEVSSTFEETVPKVVEALSREGFGILSDIDVAATLKKRLGKEMPPYRILGACNPALAHQVLEMEPTVGLLMPCNAVVRQDSAGKVHVELMDPEVMSMMLPQPEVKPLAADAKARLQRVLDSL
- a CDS encoding MFS transporter, which produces MSPADGSPFGNPPGRFGRLHLVLVGASLFSLLNTGAFTGIIPYCVAELGQHQSHGAWMNGEFFAAQALGMLLANPLAQRIGTLRLFLWAGWAAAMGAFLCAAAPGFVLFLLARIVLGAGGGVLILLAQVLLLEEYRPSLRPLAPVLWAVVAIVPFVLGPLLGGWLEEGWGREGVGWRLWFLLDGLVLLLCPLGARKLLAPRPPDRLGSPFDWVGFGLLAIALFAFQTAIDMGDDYDWYNSSLLDGLMGLAFLSLLAFLGWELHVREPLVRITLFLRPAFAVGMICLCGGFLLFYGLWSLLLVRLQSVWGYSAWLGGLVMLSLAVGALPFSLLSARVVAWGRNRLLLFGSLLLFAGFALWTSYYEIHRKRNLWLEFVGPQLIEGIGLGLFLAPATNFLCRGLSPKNQAMAIELAGSFRVAAQGWASLLLGTILYRQAAFHKRRLVEWMPSSHPLLDQLRVRLRDEGIGWDLGLRLLDREALAHAQVLAFEDLFRVAAWGFFILAVLALLCPSPPSAQGAGLGPDERPRGGREGP